One segment of Candidatus Margulisiibacteriota bacterium DNA contains the following:
- a CDS encoding SDR family oxidoreductase, with protein sequence MTEYTLITGATSGIGRALAIEFAKRGQDLIMASRNLPKMRAAQKELQAKYRIKVIPVPSDLSRPAAPQKLYNYCHKNKLTVSVLVNNSGFGLKARPQVDQDLAECERLFQVNLHAVLQLSMLFGRGMKKRRRGYILNVASTAAFQPLPYAALYGASKAFVLALSEAMHIELQDYNVGVTALCPGITDTNFFQNGQPTVPGWLYKLVAPELVARRAVKALYQKKIYIIPYFQHWLIAQFSRFGSRKAVARIMRRIEKMRKTIRFL encoded by the coding sequence ATGACTGAATACACTCTCATCACCGGCGCGACTTCAGGTATCGGCCGCGCGCTGGCCATCGAGTTCGCCAAACGCGGCCAGGATCTGATCATGGCCAGCCGTAACCTGCCGAAAATGCGCGCGGCGCAAAAAGAACTGCAGGCCAAATACCGGATCAAAGTAATCCCTGTGCCGAGCGATTTGAGCCGACCCGCCGCGCCGCAAAAACTCTACAACTATTGCCATAAAAACAAATTGACCGTTTCCGTGCTGGTCAATAATTCCGGCTTTGGCCTAAAGGCGCGTCCGCAGGTCGATCAGGATCTGGCGGAATGCGAGCGTTTGTTTCAGGTCAATCTGCACGCCGTCCTGCAGTTGAGCATGCTTTTTGGCCGCGGCATGAAAAAACGGCGGCGCGGCTATATTCTCAACGTCGCTTCCACGGCGGCTTTTCAGCCCTTGCCCTACGCCGCGCTGTACGGCGCTTCCAAGGCTTTTGTTCTGGCGCTGTCCGAAGCCATGCATATCGAATTGCAGGACTATAACGTGGGCGTCACCGCGCTTTGTCCGGGTATCACGGACACTAATTTTTTCCAGAACGGCCAGCCCACCGTGCCGGGCTGGCTGTACAAACTGGTCGCGCCGGAATTAGTCGCCCGCCGCGCGGTCAAAGCTCTGTATCAGAAAAAAATCTATATTATCCCCTATTTTCAGCACTGGCTCATCGCGCAATTCAGCCG